A section of the Acidobacteriota bacterium genome encodes:
- the kduD gene encoding 2-dehydro-3-deoxy-D-gluconate 5-dehydrogenase KduD: MILEAFKLNGKVALVTGASAGLGARIAIALAQAGAEVACHGNSHAPDATCEAIANLGRRALAIRGDLQDCNAPRRLIENTVQELGAIDILVNNAGMIRRAPAVDYAEADWAAVIEVNLSSVFRLSQLAGKHMMERGRGKIINIASLLSFQGGITVPAYAASKAGVAGLTKALANEWAARGINVNAIAPGYIATDNTLALQRDATRNRQILERIPAGRWGEPDDLAGAAVFLSSSASDYIYGHVLVVDGGWMGR; the protein is encoded by the coding sequence ATGATTTTAGAGGCTTTCAAACTGAACGGCAAAGTGGCGCTGGTGACTGGCGCTTCGGCAGGGCTGGGCGCTCGAATTGCCATTGCGCTTGCTCAGGCAGGCGCAGAGGTCGCCTGTCACGGTAACTCACACGCCCCGGATGCAACCTGCGAAGCCATTGCTAACCTCGGTCGGCGCGCGCTTGCCATCAGAGGCGATTTGCAAGATTGCAACGCGCCGCGTCGGTTGATTGAAAACACCGTTCAAGAGCTTGGCGCGATTGACATCCTCGTAAACAACGCCGGGATGATTCGCCGCGCCCCTGCGGTTGATTATGCGGAAGCGGATTGGGCGGCGGTTATCGAAGTGAATCTATCGAGCGTCTTTCGGCTTTCACAACTTGCAGGCAAACACATGATGGAGCGAGGTCGCGGCAAAATTATCAACATCGCTTCTCTGCTCTCGTTTCAAGGCGGTATCACAGTGCCCGCTTATGCGGCGTCTAAAGCCGGTGTTGCAGGACTCACGAAAGCCTTAGCGAATGAATGGGCGGCGAGAGGAATAAATGTCAACGCCATTGCGCCGGGCTATATCGCTACGGATAACACGCTGGCGTTACAACGCGACGCGACGCGCAACCGGCAGATACTTGAACGCATTCCTGCCGGACGATGGGGCGAACCGGATGATTTAGCCGGAGCAGCGGTTTTCCTTTCGTCATCGGCGAGCGATTACATTTATGGCCATGTTCTAGTCGTGGATGGCGGCTGGATGGGTCGTTGA